A genome region from Urocitellus parryii isolate mUroPar1 chromosome X, mUroPar1.hap1, whole genome shotgun sequence includes the following:
- the Stard8 gene encoding stAR-related lipid transfer protein 8 isoform X1, giving the protein MQARKNAETEAKQACEWLRATGFPQYAQLFEEGSFPLDIGSVKKDHGFLDEDSLGALCRRLMTLNNCASMKLEVHFQCKQNEDSEEEEQCTISTHWAFQPESKRWSRVGSSDLLAPPSPSLPVTSSCESVLTELSATSLPAITVSLPPEPVHLPLVDHVPSTNDLTLLSPTQGQKVPQEKSKKQRSRSFLKHLESLRRKEKGDSRQTGPERSPATSERAPKASSFRSCRGFLSAGFYRAKNWASTSASGSNGGTREVWPVATYRHPQQVHRGNYLVHVPGDHKPGTFPRSLSIESLCPEDGHRLADWQPARRWGYEGRRGSCGSTGSHASTYDNMPELYPAEPILARAEPEDEEEGGGSYAHLDDILQHVWGLQQRVELWSQAMYPELEPGDKEEEEEEEEEEEATSSVEIATAEVKGQAETMAQAETPALGESLSWIQAKVQPVGPAQAPDEVESLAQVEAEAPAWVQDNEQEVNSGGEPTSASSLSVEGHSISDTGASSSELDSSGNSTNETEAAGSLVGLQAPVPRERRDSGVGASLTRPCRKLRWHSFQNSHRPSLNSESLEINRQFAGQINLLHKGSLLRLTAFMEKYTVPHKQGWVWSMPKFMKRNKTPDYKGQHVFGVPPLIHVQRTGQPLPQSIQQAMRYLRSQCLDQVGIFRKSGVKSRIQNLRQMNESSPDNVCYEGQSAYDVADLLKQYFRDLPEPIFTSKLTTTFLQIYQLLPKDQWLAAAQAATLLLPDENREVLQTLLYFLSDIASAEENQMTAGNLAVCLAPSIFHLNVSKKDSPSPRIKSKRSLVGRPGPRDLSENMAATQGLSHMISDCKKLFQVPQDMVVQLCGSYSAAELSPPGPALAELRRAQAAGVSLSLYMEESVQELLRDAAERFKGWVSVPGPQRTELACRKAPDGHPLRMWKASTEVAAPPAVVLHRVLRERALWDEDLLRAQVLEALMPGVELYHYVTDSMAPHPCRDFVVLRMWRSDLPRGGCLLVSQSLDPEQPVPESGVRALMLTSQYLMEPCGLGRSRLTHICRADLRGRSPDWYNKVFGHLCAMEVAKIRDSFPTLQAAGPETKL; this is encoded by the exons AAACTGAGGCCAAACAAGCATGTGAATGGCTCCGAGCAACAGGATTCCCTCAGTATGCTCAGCTTTTTGAAG AAGGCTCGTTTCCCCTGGATATTGGCTCTGTGAAGAAGGACCACGGTTTTCTGGACGAGGACTCTCTGGGGGCCCTGTGCAG GAGGCTGATGACCTTGAATAATTGTGCCTCGATGAAACTGGAGGTTCATTTTCAATGCAAGCAG AATGAAGACTCAGAAGAGGAAGAGCAGTGCACCATCAGCACTCACTGGGCCTTTCAGCCAGAAAGCAAGCGGTGGTCACGCGTGGGTTCCTCTGACCTACTGGCTCCACCGAGCCCTAGCCTTCCAGTGACCTCAAGCTGTGAGAGTGTCCTCACTGAACTTAGCGCCACCTCCCTGCCAGCCATCACTGTGAGCCTGCCACCCGAGCCAGTGCACCTGCCTTTGGTAGACCATGTCCCTAGCACTAATGACCTGACCCTCCTCAGCCCCACCCAGGGCCAGAAGGTTCCCCAGGAGAAAAGTAAGAAACAACGTTCCCGAAGCTTTCTCAAGCACCTTGAGTCTCTGAGGCGGAAGGAAAAGGGTGACAGCCGGCAAACAGGGCCTGAGCGTAGCCCCGCCACTTCAGAGAGGGCCCCCAAAGCCTCATCTTTCCGCAGTTGCCGTGGCTTCCTCTCAGCTGGATTTTATAGGGCCAAGAACTGGGCATCCACCTCAGCTAGTGGCAGTAATGGTGGGACTCGAGAGGTTTGGCCTGTGGCCACTTACCGGCATCCTCAGCAGGTACACCGGGGTAACTACCTAGTGCATGTGCCTGGGGACCATAAACCAGGCACATTCCCTCGCTCTCTGTCCATTGAGAGCCTGTGTCCAGAGGATGGACACCGCCTGGCAGACTGGCAGCCAGCTAGGCGCTGGGGCTATGAAGGCCGCCGGGGTTCCTGTGGCTCAACAGGCAGCCATGCCAGCACCTATGACAACATGCCTGAGCTGTACCCAGCTGAGCCTATACTGGCTAGGGCCGAGCCTGAAGATGAGGAGGAAGGTGGGGGCAGCTATGCCCACCTGGATGACATCCTCCAGCATGTGTGGGGGCTGCAGCAACGGGTTGAGCTCTGGTCCCAGGCCATGTACCCAGAACTGGAGCCTGGAgataaggaagaggaagaggaagaggaagaagaggaggaggctaCTTCATCAGTAGAAATAGCCACAGCTGAAGTCAAAGGACAGGCTGAGACTATGGCCCAGGCAGAAACTCCAGCCCTTGGAGAGTCCCTCTCCTGGATCCAGGCCAAAGTCCAGCCAGTAGGCCCAGCTCAGGCCCCAGATGAGGTCGAATCATTGGCACAGGTAGAAGCTGAGGCCCCAGCCTGGGTCCAGGACAATGAGCAAGAGGTGAACTCAGGTGGGGAACCCACCTCTGCTTCCAGTCTGTCTGTAGAAGGACACTCCATTTCTGACACTGGGGCCTCTTCCAGTGAACTTGATAGTAGTGGGAACTCCACGAATGAGACGGAGGCTGCAGGGTCTCTGGTGGGACTCCAGGCACCAGTGCCCCGTGAACGGCGTGATTCAGGCGTTGGGGCCTCACTTACCAGACCCTGCAG GAAGCTCCGTTGGCACAGCTTCCAGAATTCCCACCGGCCCAGCCTCAACTCGGAGTCACTGGAGATCAATAGGCAGTTTGCCGGCCAGATCAACCTCCTGCACAAGGGCTCACTGTTGCGGCTTACCGCCTTCATGGAGAAGTACACTGTGCCCCACAAACAAGGCTGGGTCTG GTCAATGCCCAAGTTCATGAAAAGGAATAAGACGCCAGACTATAAGGGACAGCATGTATTTGGGGTACCACCCCTTATCCACGTGCAGCGCACGGGCCAGCCCCTGCCACAAAGTATTCAGCAAGCTATGCGCTACTTGCGCAGCCAGTGCCTGGACCAG GTGGGCATCTTCCGCAAATCTGGGGTCAAGTCCAGGATCCAGAACCTGCGCCAAATGAACGAGAGCTCCCCCGACAATGTCTGCTATGAGGGCCAGTCTGCTTATGATGTAGCTGACCTCCTGAAGCAATATTTCCGGGACCTGCCTGAGCCCATCTTCACCAGCAAGCTCACCACCACTTTCCTGCAGATCTATCAGC TCCTCCCCAAGGATCAGTGGTTGGCAGCAGCACAAGCTGCCACCTTGCTGCTCCCCGATGAGAACCGAGAAGTGCTACAGACACTGCTTTACTTCCTAAGTGACATTGCCTCGGCCGAGGAAAATCAGATGACAGCTGGCAACCTGGCAGTGTGCCTGGCACCCTCCATCTTCCACCTCAACGTCTCCAAAAAGGATAGCCCCTCACCCAG gaTCAAGAGCAAACGCAGCCTGGTTGGTCGTCCAGGTCCTAGGGACCTGAGTGAAAATATGGCTGCCACCCAGGGCCTATCACACATGATCAGTGACTGCAAGAAACTTTTCCAA GTGCCCCAGGACATGGTGGTGCAACTGTGTGGCTCCTACAGTGCAGCTGAGCTCAGCCCTCCCGGCCCAGCCCTGGCTGAGCTCCGGCGAGCTCAGGCCGCAGGAGTGAGCCTGAGCCTCTACATGGAGGAGAGTGTGCAGGAGCTGCTGCGGGATGCTGCTGAGCGCTTCAAGGGCTGGGTGAGCGTGCCAGGACCCCAGCGCACAGAACTGGCTTGCAGGAAG GCACCAGACGGGCACCCATTGCGTATGTGGAAGGCGTCCACAGAGGTGGCAGCCCCTCCAGCCGTGGTGCTACATCGTGTCCTACGGGAGCGGGCCCTTTGGGATGAGGACCTGCTTCGAGCCCAGGTGCTGGAAGCCCTGATGCCAGGGGTGGAGCTGTACCACTACGTCACCGACAGCATGGCACCCCATCCTTGCCGTGACTTCGTGGTGCTCCG AATGTGGCGCTCTGACCTGCCTCGCGGGGGCTGCCTGCTTGTCTCCCAGTCCCTGGATCCTGAACAACCTGTGCCGGAGTCAGGGGTGCGGGCTCTCATGCTCACCTCCCAGTATCTCATGGAACCTTGTGGCCTGGGACGCTCGCGCCTCACTCACATCTGCCGTGCTGACCTCAG GGGCCGTTCTCCTGACTGGTACAACAAAGTCTTTGGGCACCTCTGTGCTATGGAAGTGGCAAAGATCCGGGATTCCTTCCCCACGCTGCAGGCAGCTGGCCCTGAGACAAAGTTGTGA
- the Stard8 gene encoding stAR-related lipid transfer protein 8 isoform X2: MTLNNCASMKLEVHFQCKQNEDSEEEEQCTISTHWAFQPESKRWSRVGSSDLLAPPSPSLPVTSSCESVLTELSATSLPAITVSLPPEPVHLPLVDHVPSTNDLTLLSPTQGQKVPQEKSKKQRSRSFLKHLESLRRKEKGDSRQTGPERSPATSERAPKASSFRSCRGFLSAGFYRAKNWASTSASGSNGGTREVWPVATYRHPQQVHRGNYLVHVPGDHKPGTFPRSLSIESLCPEDGHRLADWQPARRWGYEGRRGSCGSTGSHASTYDNMPELYPAEPILARAEPEDEEEGGGSYAHLDDILQHVWGLQQRVELWSQAMYPELEPGDKEEEEEEEEEEEATSSVEIATAEVKGQAETMAQAETPALGESLSWIQAKVQPVGPAQAPDEVESLAQVEAEAPAWVQDNEQEVNSGGEPTSASSLSVEGHSISDTGASSSELDSSGNSTNETEAAGSLVGLQAPVPRERRDSGVGASLTRPCRKLRWHSFQNSHRPSLNSESLEINRQFAGQINLLHKGSLLRLTAFMEKYTVPHKQGWVWSMPKFMKRNKTPDYKGQHVFGVPPLIHVQRTGQPLPQSIQQAMRYLRSQCLDQVGIFRKSGVKSRIQNLRQMNESSPDNVCYEGQSAYDVADLLKQYFRDLPEPIFTSKLTTTFLQIYQLLPKDQWLAAAQAATLLLPDENREVLQTLLYFLSDIASAEENQMTAGNLAVCLAPSIFHLNVSKKDSPSPRIKSKRSLVGRPGPRDLSENMAATQGLSHMISDCKKLFQVPQDMVVQLCGSYSAAELSPPGPALAELRRAQAAGVSLSLYMEESVQELLRDAAERFKGWVSVPGPQRTELACRKAPDGHPLRMWKASTEVAAPPAVVLHRVLRERALWDEDLLRAQVLEALMPGVELYHYVTDSMAPHPCRDFVVLRMWRSDLPRGGCLLVSQSLDPEQPVPESGVRALMLTSQYLMEPCGLGRSRLTHICRADLRGRSPDWYNKVFGHLCAMEVAKIRDSFPTLQAAGPETKL; encoded by the exons ATGACCTTGAATAATTGTGCCTCGATGAAACTGGAGGTTCATTTTCAATGCAAGCAG AATGAAGACTCAGAAGAGGAAGAGCAGTGCACCATCAGCACTCACTGGGCCTTTCAGCCAGAAAGCAAGCGGTGGTCACGCGTGGGTTCCTCTGACCTACTGGCTCCACCGAGCCCTAGCCTTCCAGTGACCTCAAGCTGTGAGAGTGTCCTCACTGAACTTAGCGCCACCTCCCTGCCAGCCATCACTGTGAGCCTGCCACCCGAGCCAGTGCACCTGCCTTTGGTAGACCATGTCCCTAGCACTAATGACCTGACCCTCCTCAGCCCCACCCAGGGCCAGAAGGTTCCCCAGGAGAAAAGTAAGAAACAACGTTCCCGAAGCTTTCTCAAGCACCTTGAGTCTCTGAGGCGGAAGGAAAAGGGTGACAGCCGGCAAACAGGGCCTGAGCGTAGCCCCGCCACTTCAGAGAGGGCCCCCAAAGCCTCATCTTTCCGCAGTTGCCGTGGCTTCCTCTCAGCTGGATTTTATAGGGCCAAGAACTGGGCATCCACCTCAGCTAGTGGCAGTAATGGTGGGACTCGAGAGGTTTGGCCTGTGGCCACTTACCGGCATCCTCAGCAGGTACACCGGGGTAACTACCTAGTGCATGTGCCTGGGGACCATAAACCAGGCACATTCCCTCGCTCTCTGTCCATTGAGAGCCTGTGTCCAGAGGATGGACACCGCCTGGCAGACTGGCAGCCAGCTAGGCGCTGGGGCTATGAAGGCCGCCGGGGTTCCTGTGGCTCAACAGGCAGCCATGCCAGCACCTATGACAACATGCCTGAGCTGTACCCAGCTGAGCCTATACTGGCTAGGGCCGAGCCTGAAGATGAGGAGGAAGGTGGGGGCAGCTATGCCCACCTGGATGACATCCTCCAGCATGTGTGGGGGCTGCAGCAACGGGTTGAGCTCTGGTCCCAGGCCATGTACCCAGAACTGGAGCCTGGAgataaggaagaggaagaggaagaggaagaagaggaggaggctaCTTCATCAGTAGAAATAGCCACAGCTGAAGTCAAAGGACAGGCTGAGACTATGGCCCAGGCAGAAACTCCAGCCCTTGGAGAGTCCCTCTCCTGGATCCAGGCCAAAGTCCAGCCAGTAGGCCCAGCTCAGGCCCCAGATGAGGTCGAATCATTGGCACAGGTAGAAGCTGAGGCCCCAGCCTGGGTCCAGGACAATGAGCAAGAGGTGAACTCAGGTGGGGAACCCACCTCTGCTTCCAGTCTGTCTGTAGAAGGACACTCCATTTCTGACACTGGGGCCTCTTCCAGTGAACTTGATAGTAGTGGGAACTCCACGAATGAGACGGAGGCTGCAGGGTCTCTGGTGGGACTCCAGGCACCAGTGCCCCGTGAACGGCGTGATTCAGGCGTTGGGGCCTCACTTACCAGACCCTGCAG GAAGCTCCGTTGGCACAGCTTCCAGAATTCCCACCGGCCCAGCCTCAACTCGGAGTCACTGGAGATCAATAGGCAGTTTGCCGGCCAGATCAACCTCCTGCACAAGGGCTCACTGTTGCGGCTTACCGCCTTCATGGAGAAGTACACTGTGCCCCACAAACAAGGCTGGGTCTG GTCAATGCCCAAGTTCATGAAAAGGAATAAGACGCCAGACTATAAGGGACAGCATGTATTTGGGGTACCACCCCTTATCCACGTGCAGCGCACGGGCCAGCCCCTGCCACAAAGTATTCAGCAAGCTATGCGCTACTTGCGCAGCCAGTGCCTGGACCAG GTGGGCATCTTCCGCAAATCTGGGGTCAAGTCCAGGATCCAGAACCTGCGCCAAATGAACGAGAGCTCCCCCGACAATGTCTGCTATGAGGGCCAGTCTGCTTATGATGTAGCTGACCTCCTGAAGCAATATTTCCGGGACCTGCCTGAGCCCATCTTCACCAGCAAGCTCACCACCACTTTCCTGCAGATCTATCAGC TCCTCCCCAAGGATCAGTGGTTGGCAGCAGCACAAGCTGCCACCTTGCTGCTCCCCGATGAGAACCGAGAAGTGCTACAGACACTGCTTTACTTCCTAAGTGACATTGCCTCGGCCGAGGAAAATCAGATGACAGCTGGCAACCTGGCAGTGTGCCTGGCACCCTCCATCTTCCACCTCAACGTCTCCAAAAAGGATAGCCCCTCACCCAG gaTCAAGAGCAAACGCAGCCTGGTTGGTCGTCCAGGTCCTAGGGACCTGAGTGAAAATATGGCTGCCACCCAGGGCCTATCACACATGATCAGTGACTGCAAGAAACTTTTCCAA GTGCCCCAGGACATGGTGGTGCAACTGTGTGGCTCCTACAGTGCAGCTGAGCTCAGCCCTCCCGGCCCAGCCCTGGCTGAGCTCCGGCGAGCTCAGGCCGCAGGAGTGAGCCTGAGCCTCTACATGGAGGAGAGTGTGCAGGAGCTGCTGCGGGATGCTGCTGAGCGCTTCAAGGGCTGGGTGAGCGTGCCAGGACCCCAGCGCACAGAACTGGCTTGCAGGAAG GCACCAGACGGGCACCCATTGCGTATGTGGAAGGCGTCCACAGAGGTGGCAGCCCCTCCAGCCGTGGTGCTACATCGTGTCCTACGGGAGCGGGCCCTTTGGGATGAGGACCTGCTTCGAGCCCAGGTGCTGGAAGCCCTGATGCCAGGGGTGGAGCTGTACCACTACGTCACCGACAGCATGGCACCCCATCCTTGCCGTGACTTCGTGGTGCTCCG AATGTGGCGCTCTGACCTGCCTCGCGGGGGCTGCCTGCTTGTCTCCCAGTCCCTGGATCCTGAACAACCTGTGCCGGAGTCAGGGGTGCGGGCTCTCATGCTCACCTCCCAGTATCTCATGGAACCTTGTGGCCTGGGACGCTCGCGCCTCACTCACATCTGCCGTGCTGACCTCAG GGGCCGTTCTCCTGACTGGTACAACAAAGTCTTTGGGCACCTCTGTGCTATGGAAGTGGCAAAGATCCGGGATTCCTTCCCCACGCTGCAGGCAGCTGGCCCTGAGACAAAGTTGTGA